The sequence ACCGTTGACGGTTGTGTAGTCGCGCACGGTGTCGAAATCCCACAGGACTTTGCCGTCGGCAGTCGCGAAAGCGCGCAGATGGCCGTCGATCGACCCCGAGAACACGGCGTCGGCAGTCGCCGTCACGGCGGCGGGTTGCGCCGGACTGCAACCCAAGCGCGGCGGAACGCACGGCGCGCCCGGCGCGAACCAGACGCGGCTACCCGTGACGACGTCGAGCGCTGTGAGACCCCCGCCTTCATTCGGATCGAGTGGCGCGGAACCGATCGGTAACGCGCCGCTCACGCTCCGCAAACGCACGACGTCGGAAACGGCGGCGTAAACCTTGCGGCCGTCGCTCGCCGGTCCCCACTGCACTCCTCCGTTGGTTCCGCCGTTGCCGACGCGAGTCTCCCATAGCACCTCGCCGCGGTTCGCGGGGTCCAGCGCATAGACGACGCCGGATTTTTGTCCCGCCACGAGGATGTCGGCGCCGTTTGGTGCGCGCACTAAGATCGCCGAAGAGCCGAAGTCGTGATCCGGCCCCGCGTGCTCGGGGCAGTTCGAGCCGCGGCTTCCACACGACGAGTTGTATACGTCGTTCGGCGTCGTTTGCTGCGACCACACGATGCGGCCTGTTGCGAGCTCGAGCGCGACGACGGCATCGCTGGTCGCCGTCGCCGGGTGCGAATAGTTGTCGCCCGTGGTGACGTAGAGCAGGCCGCGCCGCTCGTCGACCGTCGGCGTCGACCAGATGCCCGCGCCCGACGTGCCGAACGTCGGCGTGCCTGTCGCGGTCCGCCCCGTTCGTATCGGCACGTCGACGAGATAGGTCTTCCAGAAGACGGACCCGTCGGTCACTCGCACGGCCGTGACGCTGCCGCGGAACGTGCAACATGGATACGCGGGGTCGGTCGCGCGCGTCTCTTCCCACGACGCGGCGGGGACGAACGCGACGCCGTCGTGCACGGCGAACGAGCCCGTGAGCCGCGCCGCCTCGTGCTCTTCGACGCGCGTTTGCCAGCGCGGCGCGCCATTTGCGGCATCGACGGCGTAGACGCCACCGTTCTGGTCGCTGAACACCAGCGTACGCTGCCAGTCTTGCGTCGCGACCGTCATCGCCGCGCGCACAGGACCGTTCGCTCGAAAGACCCAGTGCAGGCAGCCGGTCTTGGCGTCGAGCGCCTGCACCGCACCGCCGGCGCTACCGACGAACAATGTGCCGTTGAGCACGGTCGGCGCGGCGAACGCGATCACGTCGCCCGCAAAGCCATACGCCCATTTGAGCTCGAGCTTCGCGATGTCGGCCGCGCGCAGATTCGCTCGTTCGGGAGGTTGAAAACGGGCGTTGTCTTGGGAAGGCCCCCAACCAGTCCAGCTCGCTTGCGAGCCCCCGGACATGATCCTGACGTCGGGCGCGCAGAACGCGCTCGCCGGCAGCGCGGCGTCATCGCGGCCCTTGCCGAGAAACGCCGCGACGGCTTCGCGCTCGTCGCGTTTCATCGGGTACGCGATGCTCATCATCAAGCCGAAGTCGAGCGTACGCAGAATGCGCGCCGGCGACATCTCGGCCAGCGCAGCGCGCGTCGGGATGCGCTCGCCGGCCGGATCGTGGCACGCCGCGCAATACCTCGCATAGACCGCCGCACCAGACGCCTCTGCCTGCTCATCGCGGCGCTCCTGCGCGGAGACCTGAGTCACGATAGTGGCGATTGCGACGAATACAGAGAGCCGAGTTGCGCGCATGCCAAAGATCTCCAGCTGCGCGACGATCCCTGTCGGCCCCAGTGACTGCGAAACGCTCCGGCCATAGTTGCTGAAAACGCTGCGCCCTGTCGAGGGACGCGAGCCAACCGCCGACGATCTCGAACAGACGATCGCGCAGCGCGAGCGTCTCGCTCTCTCGAAGCGCGTTATGCCACGCCGCGACCGCGCTACCTGTCGATGATCACCGAGAACCCGGGCACGTTGAACATCACCGCGACGGAGAAGTTCGGCGCGGAGCGATCCGTCTTGCGAATCTTCACGTGCTCGCCGCCGTCCTTGTCGGACTCGTACGTCGGGGCGAGCACCGGCCGCAGGGCCGTCGCAATCGCCTCCGCGATGGCGTTCTCGCCCATGCCTCTCTTGAGCGCGACCGTCGCCTCTTTGGGAACGCCGCCCGATGGCGTGACTCGCACGATCAACGAGCCGTCCGCGTCCGCGCCGCTGTTGATCGAGATTCTCGCCTCTTCCAACAACGGGCCAGTCTGCGCCAAGGAACAAACCGCGAAGGCGTACGCTAACACTGCAATGGCCGTCCTCCAGATGTGCATAAAACGCTCCTCGTCTTGATTTGAGGCGCGGCCAACCGACCGCGCTTTACGCAGGAAGCCAGCAAACGCGCGCTCGGAGTAATTGGCCGAAGGTCTCACCCGCGAGTGATCGGCATCGAACCGCGACGAAATCCGGACCGACCGCTCCGTTTGTCTGACCACGGCTAACGCCGCGAACGGTCCGCGGCGGCGAGCGCAGCTAATAACGCTTGCCGCGCTGCCGCCATTGCCTCCTTCGGACGCGCCGCGCGTGTTTCGTAGTAGAGATCCCGGCCGAGCGCCACGATCTCGGGGTTGTGGCCACACGCTTCCTCCGCGAGCGCCACGGCCCGCGACAGCACTTCCGACTGCGCGACCGCCTCGTTGATCAGATGCAACGACGATGCCTCCGCGGCAGTCATGAAGCGGGCGCGGTAGATGATCTCGAACAACAACTTTTTTGGCAGCCCATCGCGCACCGTCGCGAGTGCTATGAACGGGAACAGGCCGTTCGCAGCTTCCGGTAGGCCGAACGTTGCGTCGTCCGCCGCGACCGCGAGATCGCATGCAACCATCACGGCGAAACCACCCGCGTGCGCGTCACCGTTCACGCCGGCGACGAGCGGCTTGCCGAGCTGCGACATCGCCTCGTCCATGTCGAGCAACGCGTCGGCATACGCGGCGCGGCCTTCGTCGGTTGGGCCGGCGCCGCGGTAGTCACCGCCTAGGCAGAAAACATCGCCGGCGCCAGTGAGCACGCATGCGCCGATCGTGGCGTCGTCGCGTGCCGCGCGAAGCGCTGCCGCCAGCTCGGCGGCGAGAGCGGTAGTCAAGCGATTGCCGTGGTCCGGCCGGTTCAACGTCAGGACGGCGACTCGACCTTGGCGCGTGACGACGATCGACGACATGAGCTCACGCGCCAAAGCGCTTGGCACGCGCCGCGACGTGGCGCAATCCGATGAAGTCATTGAACTCCTCGAACGGCGTGAGCCGGTCCGCGATTGCATTCGTCGTGCAACCCGCGCTCATGAACGTTTCCATCATCTCCTTGACGGCTTTGTGCATCGCCAGCATGGGCTCGACGGGGCACAGCGCGTAGTCAAACCCGAGCTCGTACACCTCTTTGAGCGATAGGTATGGGCTCTTGCCGGAGCGGACCATATTGAAAAGCAAAGGCTTGCCAAGCGGCTTGAGCCGCCGCGCGATCTCCTTCAGCTGATCGACGTTGCGGGGCGCGTCGACGTAGAGCCCGTCGGCGCCAACGGCTGCGTACGACGTCAAACGCCTGATCGCGTCATCGAGATCGGTGACACCCATCGCATCGGTGCGCGCCTCGACGAAGAAATCGGGATCGCGACGAGCTTCCAGCATTGCGCGCAGCTTCTGCTGCATCTCTTCCGCCGGAATCAGCTCCTTGCCGGCAAAGTGCCCACACTTCTTCGGCATGGCTTGATCTTCCAAGTGCAGCACGGAGGCGCCGGCCTCCTCCCACAGCTGAATCGTGCGCTGCGCATCGAGCGGGCCGCCGTAGCCTGTGTCCGCATCGGCGAAAACAGGCACCGTCGTGACACGGCAAATGCGGCGGATGTGCTCGAACATCTCCGTCTGCGTGAGCACGCCGAAGTCGGGCTGCCCAGCGACGATTGCGCTGGCAACGAAGCCGCTCACGTAGATTGCGGGCGCCCCGGCCTGCTCGGCGAGCTTCGCTGTCACCGCATCGTGCGCACCAAGACACACGAACGGCGGCTTCTCGAGCAACTCGCGAAAGCGAGCGGAACGACTATGGTCCATTATCCTGCCTCCCAACGTTTACGTGCTCGTTGCCGAGCTCGATGCTCGCGCTGCCGTCGCCGATCACGAGCCGCGTTCCAAACGGCCTCGAATATTCCGCGACGCGCTCGAGGATGTACCGCGCCTGCGGGCCTTCTGCTGCCGACGGCAGGCCGCGTGTGTGCAAGAACTCGTTGCTCGTGTATTGGCTGTGAACGTCCGGCTGGCCGTTGCCGACGTAGTTGAGTGCGATCGGCCGCAGCATGATCGAGCGGAGCGTCTTCTCCTCGAACTCGAGATACGCGACCACGCTTTCCCAGCTCATCGGTTCCGAGATGTACGTGATAGCCGGGGGCACGTTGTAGATGAAATTGCCGAGGCAGTAGAAGATCGGCTTGCCGCGAAAGATCTCGACGCCGTGCAACAGCGGCGCACCGTGCATGACTACGACGTCGGCGCCGGCTTCCACCTCCGCGTGTGTCCAATCCGTGAGCCATTTGTTCGGCGCGAGCCGTTCGGCCATGCCCTCGGAAAAAATCGTGCTGAACGACTTGTTCCCGAACACGTGGTTGTGCTGATACACGACGACGAGATCTGCACGCGCCCTCGCCTCGCGGATGGCATTGAGAATGCGCGCAGCGTCCTCGCGATTCGGAACGTTGGCCGGCGCACCGGGCAGGTCCGCGTTCGCCTCGTTGACGACATCTCCGGCCATCACGCGCAACTCGTTCACTCCGCGGCCGTCCGCGCGCGCCGCACCGCCCTCGGCAATGAGCCCCGAGGCACTCGCGACGAGTGCGACGGTCATGTCTCCGAC is a genomic window of Gemmatimonadaceae bacterium containing:
- a CDS encoding PQQ-binding-like beta-propeller repeat protein, producing the protein MTQVSAQERRDEQAEASGAAVYARYCAACHDPAGERIPTRAALAEMSPARILRTLDFGLMMSIAYPMKRDEREAVAAFLGKGRDDAALPASAFCAPDVRIMSGGSQASWTGWGPSQDNARFQPPERANLRAADIAKLELKWAYGFAGDVIAFAAPTVLNGTLFVGSAGGAVQALDAKTGCLHWVFRANGPVRAAMTVATQDWQRTLVFSDQNGGVYAVDAANGAPRWQTRVEEHEAARLTGSFAVHDGVAFVPAASWEETRATDPAYPCCTFRGSVTAVRVTDGSVFWKTYLVDVPIRTGRTATGTPTFGTSGAGIWSTPTVDERRGLLYVTTGDNYSHPATATSDAVVALELATGRIVWSQQTTPNDVYNSSCGSRGSNCPEHAGPDHDFGSSAILVRAPNGADILVAGQKSGVVYALDPANRGEVLWETRVGNGGTNGGVQWGPASDGRKVYAAVSDVVRLRSVSGALPIGSAPLDPNEGGGLTALDVVTGSRVWFAPGAPCVPPRLGCSPAQPAAVTATADAVFSGSIDGHLRAFATADGKVLWDFDTVRDYTTVNG
- a CDS encoding isocitrate lyase/PEP mutase family protein, with protein sequence MDHSRSARFRELLEKPPFVCLGAHDAVTAKLAEQAGAPAIYVSGFVASAIVAGQPDFGVLTQTEMFEHIRRICRVTTVPVFADADTGYGGPLDAQRTIQLWEEAGASVLHLEDQAMPKKCGHFAGKELIPAEEMQQKLRAMLEARRDPDFFVEARTDAMGVTDLDDAIRRLTSYAAVGADGLYVDAPRNVDQLKEIARRLKPLGKPLLFNMVRSGKSPYLSLKEVYELGFDYALCPVEPMLAMHKAVKEMMETFMSAGCTTNAIADRLTPFEEFNDFIGLRHVAARAKRFGA
- a CDS encoding CapA family protein — encoded protein: MRLSLRAWMGSALLACGPVYADGVTITLTGQSMIRSDLRATAPDAVPRIRPLLRGDVVFTNLEGAIAEPGQSVTGGGRGFLAPAEALDALGTLGFNLLALSNNHAFDLNEVGIDNTLREVERRGIAHAGVGATLEQAASPAYLRVGDMTVALVASASGLIAEGGAARADGRGVNELRVMAGDVVNEANADLPGAPANVPNREDAARILNAIREARARADLVVVYQHNHVFGNKSFSTIFSEGMAERLAPNKWLTDWTHAEVEAGADVVVMHGAPLLHGVEIFRGKPIFYCLGNFIYNVPPAITYISEPMSWESVVAYLEFEEKTLRSIMLRPIALNYVGNGQPDVHSQYTSNEFLHTRGLPSAAEGPQARYILERVAEYSRPFGTRLVIGDGSASIELGNEHVNVGRQDNGP
- a CDS encoding enoyl-CoA hydratase/isomerase family protein, with the translated sequence MSSIVVTRQGRVAVLTLNRPDHGNRLTTALAAELAAALRAARDDATIGACVLTGAGDVFCLGGDYRGAGPTDEGRAAYADALLDMDEAMSQLGKPLVAGVNGDAHAGGFAVMVACDLAVAADDATFGLPEAANGLFPFIALATVRDGLPKKLLFEIIYRARFMTAAEASSLHLINEAVAQSEVLSRAVALAEEACGHNPEIVALGRDLYYETRAARPKEAMAAARQALLAALAAADRSRR